In the Ornithodoros turicata isolate Travis chromosome 5, ASM3712646v1, whole genome shotgun sequence genome, AGTTCattcagaaaaaagaaacaatgtGCTCGCTTTACCTTATGGATCATGAAAATGTCGtccttcattttcatatttcacatctcatgcttttcgtgtaatggggtagggtactgctctcaagcggtgaatcaccccaggccatagtcatgatttagttgttgttgttgtcgtcctGAATGCCATGCAGATCCTGTAAGCTTTTTGTGCGCGCACAAGTGCTTCAGGATGCCCTAATGATAGCGCTGATCATCAATGGCAGAATGGGCCTGTTCGTACATGTCTGAATTAAAAccccccttatcatatccatcatcatctctcatcacgtacaagtggcactggggcagcgcccagcctgctggccggcatcagccccatctcatcatcgtatctctatttgtgtgtgtgtgtgtgtgtgaattaaAACCGGAGCACGGAACACGGACGAGAACACACAAAACGGAGCACGCAAAACTGGAGCAAGTGTCGTCTGTGTGTTCTCGTCCGTGTTCCGTGCTCCGGTTTTAATTCGATAGTGCTGATCCCTTTTCAGAATGCGGCAtcagaaaagaaaacagcagGGTCCCTCGCATGAGTGGAGGGACGGACGCTCTCCCCAACGAGTTCCCATGGCAGGTGGCAATGACAGAGAAAAGCTGTGGATGGACCGACTTCAACTGTGGCGGCTCCGTCGTTAACGATCGCTGGGTCGTGACCGCAGCGCGCTGTGCTCGGTACGTATTTATTGCGTTTATATACAAACACCCAGTCGTGGGCTAGACTCACATTGTTTTACCTTTCAGCAAGAATGCTTCCGACTACACAGTCTTGGTTGGAAAGCACCAGTTGCGTGGGTGTGAGGCAACGCAAGATTACAGAACCGTCGACAAGGTACGGGTTAAAGTCGGTATTCGCGACCACTTGGGAATCTGGGATcgtcaagggggggggggggatgataCGATGTACCGATTGATGATTGCGCGCACCCTACCTAGTGTATCCTCCACAGGGCACCTCTCTCACAAGGAACCTATGGACGGTATGTCATGGTTCCGGAAGCGGGTATAGCGGTAAGGTAGCTCGGCACAAACAAAAGTTCTTTAAAGAAACAACAAAATACCTGCAAGTTTCGTGCGTGTATTGGCCAGGAGTTAATTTTGGGTGGTATAATGTGTTGATGAACAGCAAAGAGGGAACACGCAGCGAAACAAGGTTTGGAACCACCGGGTTAACGGGAAAGTTCACTCGCTGACATCGTTGAAATAAATACGTAACTCTTGGAGGATCAGTTTTCCCCAAATACCCGAAACGGTCTCCCCTGCTAGCGCTTTAGCTCGAATTcgatatatgttttttttttttgcattttattgtGACAGTCAGCAGCTGACCCATAACTACGAGGAGGAGCAACTGGAGAACCTGTGACGTTTCCATGACGTgtcacctcctcctcctcctccaaatGACTATGAACGACGCCACTGTGGTCGtgtctgtggattagttttggCACACCTGAGGCTTCTTTAACATATACAGTAATCACTAAATATATTCGAATTGACGACGATTTGAAAAGGGTCGGAGTGTCGGTGTTACAGCTCGACGCTGTGACTCTACACAGCTTGAACGTCCGTTATTTCCAATGTGTTGTGCACTCTTTCTAGGATTCGTTTTGAGGTCTTGTTTTTAAGGAGTAAACATTAAATGTACCCATAACATTTCCCGCAGATTATAGTGCATCCGAAGTATAATGGAAAAACCTTCGACTACGATGTTGCTTTGATGCGACTATCGACGCCTCTGGATTTGAACGATTACGTGGGACCCGTCTGCTTGCCCGATGAGGATGACGACTACACCAATGTGACGTGCACGACAAGTGGATGGGGTGACGTCGTAACAAAAAGTATGAAGCTGCGTTTACATTAGGGGAAAAAATGATGATGAGGGCATAACCTTGTGCTGCTGATTTGAATGTTATGCGCCCGTGACCACATGTTAGGAGCA is a window encoding:
- the LOC135395300 gene encoding chymotrypsinogen A-like yields the protein MQALVLFIAVLGYAQATKCGIRKENSRVPRMSGGTDALPNEFPWQVAMTEKSCGWTDFNCGGSVVNDRWVVTAARCARKNASDYTVLVGKHQLRGCEATQDYRTVDKIIVHPKYNGKTFDYDVALMRLSTPLDLNDYVGPVCLPDEDDDYTNVTCTTSGWGDVVTKNGTFIQPETLQKVDLPVLSSGKCAKTFGTGYNRNSMICAGIDGTAKGPCSDDWGGPLVCPRNDGRWVLAGIASWGNREKCAGPAVYSRVTSSTTWIQDTICKDHNCS